The sequence below is a genomic window from Acanthopagrus latus isolate v.2019 chromosome 12, fAcaLat1.1, whole genome shotgun sequence.
CAGTTACTGGCTCAAATACTACACATTTCAGCTGTCTATTATCTCATAGATGCTGTCTTCAGAAACCCAGTGAATATACTAAATGTTCACTTCAGCAATCAACAGTACAAAATTGATTTTGACCTATTTGCAGTTTTCCAATAAAAACGGTGgggcactttaaaaaaaaaatttattaCAAATTTGgttaatgaaaatatacaacaatatGGCACATCAGTTCACCACAGTGACAATACAGTCATTATAAATGACACCCTGTGTGTCCATCCCTCCAAACACAAAGGCCAGAGTTATTGTCTCTGAGGCTGCTGGGCTGCTAGCTTGCTCTTCACCTCTATTACCCTCAACACACACCTTCCATGGCAATAAACACATGGAGTGGTCTAGGCGGTTGGGTGGCATGTCCCCTTCAAACTTCATGAGGATCCATCTACATTTGTCTGCAAATATAAGGCATAACATTATTAGCTTACggccttttttcttcttttctttctcagagGGGCTGAACTGCCACATTTATAAGATGACACTTAAGAATAGTCAGAATGTGTACCTGTGTTGAATCTATACATGGAATTGCTGGCTCCATCTGCAGTcatccccccaaaaatgtaGATATTCTTGTCCTGCGCAACAGCTGAGTGGGCTGCTACTCCAGGTGGAATGTCTCCTTTGATCTGCACTTTTTCCCACTTCATGCTCCctttaaacagacacatttttttttttaaacaaagttttATAATGTTCACCTTATAAGCGTTGACCCCACCCAGTCAGGCTTACTTGTGTCAAGAGAATACATATCGTTGTGGAATTTGTCCCCAGCCATGCCTCCATGAATGTAGATCTTTAATCCCACTGCTATGATAACGTGGCCATGTCTGGCTGGCGGGTGTCTGCCTTGTGTTTCTGGCTGGGACCAAGTGGAAGATGCTGGAAACACCAAAAGATAAAAGTCATAACATGTTTGCTTATTGGCATCCCAACGacatatacaaataaatgaaggaaCAGAACaatgtaatttatttcaaactttGGTTGACTTTAATGGCAcataaggacattttttttagcgTTTAGCATTaaagatatctaaaaaaaacctcacaccTTCAATAGGTgaattttatattattttatatcagTTATTGAAAAGTATGACGGTAAAAATCAGATCAGATACATCTGTGTACATATTATGGAATGAGTTAGCAGCAGGCAGTAAACCTTACATTCAGCCCTTTCTTTACAAAGTAAGAACTCAAGTTTACATATTTTCTAAACCATTTAACACTTACATCACCCTGACAGCAATGCCAGTGAGCCAGCATTCAGAAAAAACAGGGCCCTTGAACTGGCACACTTGAATACAATGCAACGATCATTCATTAAGTTTACAAAGGTTCTGTTTGCAATCCATCTTCTTcagcatttggaaaaaaaagctgacttATTGCATGATCTCTTAAAAAGTCATACTTAGAAACTTATTACATTTAACTCACAACTTTTAAATCTTTTGACCAACATATGTCAAAGTAGAATCAAAGCCAATCCAATAGTAAAGTACTATTTGATAACATGGTGGTAAGCAGCAGGCAATTTAAAACAAACCTGTGTCAAAGACATGAAGTTTGGGGTCTGAGACAGGTGCAGCTCCTGCTTCTCCACCAGAGAAGACATACAGTCTGTCACCCAGGCAGGCTGAGTTAGTGTGGTATGTCCTGGGACTGGGGGGTTTGCCATTCACCACTACATTCTTCCAGCGAGACCCACCGTctggacacacatgcagaggatGGATCACACTCAGTGTACAGTAATCTAtgttcacatactgtacaatCTATCCATTTGGTCATAACACGACAA
It includes:
- the rabepk gene encoding rab9 effector protein with kelch motifs → MEFLPVLEPLDKPKEGIWYSLIPRGSAPGVSVGHTCMFIPSEDERKGRIVIVGGANPSGSFSESHAIDLDNHEWDIPEWEGLDSRYEHCSFVPESCPQSLWVFGGAQQSGNRNCIQNLQLTDGGSRWKNVVVNGKPPSPRTYHTNSACLGDRLYVFSGGEAGAAPVSDPKLHVFDTASSTWSQPETQGRHPPARHGHVIIAVGLKIYIHGGMAGDKFHNDMYSLDTRSMKWEKVQIKGDIPPGVAAHSAVAQDKNIYIFGGMTADGASNSMYRFNTDKCRWILMKFEGDMPPNRLDHSMCLLPWKVCVEGNRGEEQASSPAASETITLAFVFGGMDTQGVIYNDCIVTVVN